One genomic region from Terriglobia bacterium encodes:
- a CDS encoding FlgD immunoglobulin-like domain containing protein, with the protein MQGGRIDAIAVDPRDPDIFYIGAATGGVWKTTNGGTTFSPMFDDLPALTVGDIVVAPSNPSIVWVGSGEPNNRQSSSWGTGVYKSTDGGHTWSHMGLEDTQSIGRVAIDPTNPDVVYVAALGHLWGPNAERGLFKTVDGGKTWTKVLFIDNDTGVVDVALDPGSPNIVYAAAYERRRAPWGFDGGGPGSALYKSTDGGATWKKLTEGLPKTGNLGRIGIAIYPKNPAIVYTVIEGKGGGIFRSEDRGESWKKMGESEPASPYFSQLRIDPNNDLRIWALLDFLMISSDGGKTFTPDMRTGAHWDFHDLWMDPRNSGHMLAATDGGLYRSNDDGKTWEFLNSLPLGQVYRLGFDNEKPYRLCGGFQDNGVLCGPSRTRSAEGIANTDWQRVLTGDGFFVQIDPSDPNILYSESQDGALSRLDLRSHEWLPIAPQPDPGEPPYRFSWDSPLLVSKQEPGTIYFAANYLFRSTDRGNTWTKLSGDLTTGVDRNTLTILGKTPSKDTVSLNYGIAYYPSISAVAQSPLDAKILWAGTQDGNVQVSRDGGHTWNNVATNIRGVPHGTWVSSVVASKTALGAAYVAFDGHRGDDFKAYIFGTTDFGRSWTNLSGSIPAGGTVHVVCEDPANPSLLFAGTEYGAYVSFDQGKQWEKLTELPDVPVHDIGIQPREHDLIMGTHGRSFYILDDIRPLEELSGKVLDSKLHVFSIRPATSWRLFISSNGYNGDIKFNAPNPPNGATISYYLDQDAKQVTVTVRDASGAVVQTMKADGKAGLHRVNWDLRYTTANKPLDLQIWAAQQGFLIYHSLPHLGMSAPLVPPGVYSVEVSADATNVIEKVTVADDPNVTINAADREAHDKLTMQAFHLYERGMDVQRSILGMEGALNSAQEHWKKYGVELPAALKISAADLQKTVEGLHAEIMGPKVRDPLHPASTPLIRRLAELLYSLESFTAAPTATEQERYTAWRRTLAELSARVQRVRQHDLPALNDKIRAAGIPYIAVPKPSGETEKKQETSLEEVDFR; encoded by the coding sequence ATGCAGGGTGGACGCATCGATGCAATTGCTGTTGATCCGCGAGATCCCGACATCTTCTACATCGGGGCCGCGACTGGGGGAGTGTGGAAGACTACAAATGGCGGCACGACTTTTAGTCCAATGTTCGACGATCTTCCGGCACTGACGGTCGGAGACATTGTTGTCGCACCCTCGAATCCATCCATCGTCTGGGTCGGCAGCGGCGAGCCAAACAACCGCCAAAGCTCGTCATGGGGCACCGGTGTGTATAAGTCCACAGACGGTGGCCATACCTGGTCGCACATGGGGTTGGAAGACACGCAGTCGATCGGCCGCGTCGCCATTGATCCCACGAATCCCGACGTCGTATACGTTGCCGCTCTCGGGCATCTTTGGGGGCCCAACGCGGAACGAGGCCTCTTCAAGACTGTGGACGGCGGGAAGACTTGGACGAAGGTTCTTTTCATCGACAATGACACAGGCGTCGTTGACGTTGCACTCGATCCGGGCAGCCCGAACATTGTTTACGCGGCTGCTTATGAGCGGCGTCGCGCCCCGTGGGGGTTTGACGGTGGTGGTCCCGGTTCGGCTCTCTACAAGAGCACGGATGGGGGGGCCACCTGGAAGAAACTGACGGAGGGATTGCCGAAGACGGGCAATCTTGGCCGCATCGGGATCGCAATCTATCCGAAGAACCCGGCGATTGTCTACACCGTTATCGAGGGTAAAGGCGGAGGAATATTTCGCAGCGAGGATCGCGGCGAGAGTTGGAAGAAGATGGGCGAGAGCGAACCGGCCTCGCCATACTTCAGCCAATTGCGAATTGATCCGAACAACGACCTGAGAATCTGGGCGCTGCTCGATTTCCTTATGATTTCATCCGACGGCGGGAAGACTTTCACTCCCGATATGCGCACCGGAGCTCACTGGGACTTTCACGACCTCTGGATGGATCCACGCAACTCCGGCCACATGCTCGCTGCGACCGACGGGGGACTTTACCGCAGCAACGACGATGGCAAAACCTGGGAATTCCTGAACTCGCTCCCGCTGGGGCAGGTCTATCGTCTCGGTTTCGACAACGAAAAGCCGTATCGACTCTGTGGCGGGTTCCAGGACAACGGTGTGCTGTGCGGCCCGAGTCGCACTCGGTCCGCCGAAGGAATCGCCAACACCGACTGGCAGCGCGTCCTGACGGGCGACGGATTTTTCGTGCAGATAGATCCGAGCGATCCCAACATACTTTATTCGGAGTCACAGGACGGCGCGTTGTCCCGTCTCGATCTGCGTTCGCACGAGTGGCTCCCCATAGCACCCCAGCCCGATCCGGGGGAGCCCCCGTACCGTTTCAGCTGGGACTCTCCCTTGCTGGTATCTAAGCAAGAGCCCGGCACCATCTACTTCGCAGCCAATTATCTTTTCAGGTCGACGGATCGCGGCAACACCTGGACAAAACTTAGCGGCGATCTGACGACCGGCGTCGATCGCAACACGCTGACGATTCTGGGCAAGACGCCGAGCAAAGACACGGTCTCTCTGAACTATGGAATCGCTTATTACCCGAGCATCAGCGCGGTCGCCCAATCTCCTCTCGACGCGAAGATTTTGTGGGCGGGGACGCAGGATGGCAATGTGCAGGTTTCGCGCGACGGCGGACACACTTGGAACAACGTTGCGACCAACATCCGCGGCGTGCCGCACGGCACCTGGGTGAGCAGCGTCGTTGCTTCGAAGACCGCGCTGGGCGCTGCATACGTCGCGTTCGACGGCCATCGCGGAGACGATTTCAAGGCTTACATCTTCGGTACCACCGATTTCGGTCGCTCGTGGACTAACCTATCAGGCAGTATTCCGGCCGGTGGCACAGTCCACGTTGTCTGCGAGGATCCCGCCAACCCCTCACTTCTTTTTGCCGGAACTGAGTATGGGGCGTACGTCTCGTTCGATCAGGGCAAGCAGTGGGAAAAATTGACCGAACTGCCGGATGTGCCGGTGCATGATATTGGCATCCAGCCCCGGGAACACGATCTCATCATGGGGACGCACGGCAGATCGTTCTACATTCTCGATGACATTCGTCCACTGGAGGAGCTGAGCGGGAAAGTGCTGGACTCCAAGCTGCACGTGTTCTCCATTCGCCCGGCGACGTCGTGGCGCTTGTTCATCAGCAGCAACGGATACAACGGCGATATTAAGTTCAACGCGCCGAACCCTCCAAACGGCGCGACGATTTCGTACTACCTCGATCAAGATGCAAAGCAGGTCACGGTAACCGTGCGCGACGCCTCGGGCGCTGTGGTGCAGACGATGAAGGCCGACGGCAAAGCCGGCCTGCACCGTGTGAATTGGGATCTACGCTATACCACAGCGAACAAGCCTCTGGATCTGCAGATTTGGGCAGCGCAGCAGGGATTTCTAATCTACCATTCGCTACCGCACCTCGGAATGTCGGCCCCATTGGTTCCGCCGGGAGTTTATAGCGTTGAAGTATCGGCAGACGCGACAAATGTGATCGAGAAAGTCACTGTCGCCGACGACCCGAATGTCACAATCAACGCCGCGGACCGCGAGGCTCACGACAAGCTGACCATGCAAGCATTCCATCTCTACGAACGGGGAATGGACGTGCAGCGGTCAATTCTGGGGATGGAGGGAGCCCTGAATTCCGCGCAGGAACATTGGAAGAAATATGGGGTTGAATTGCCGGCGGCCTTGAAAATATCAGCGGCAGACCTTCAGAAAACAGTCGAAGGACTGCATGCTGAAATCATGGGGCCGAAGGTGCGGGACCCGCTCCATCCTGCATCGACGCCATTGATTCGCCGCCTCGCGGAACTACTCTACTCCCTCGAGTCGTTCACTGCGGCTCCGACAGCAACCGAGCAGGAGCGGTACACCGCCTGGCGACGTACGCTCGCCGAACTCTCCGCCCGTGTGCAACGGGTTCGGCAACACGATTTACCGGCCTTGAACGACAAGATTCGCGCGGCTGGGATTCCTTACATCGCTGTTCCCAAGCCGAGTGGGGAAACAGAGAAGAAACAAGAAACCAGTCTGGAAGAAGTTGATTTTCGATGA
- a CDS encoding amidohydrolase family protein — protein MRKLRVFGFLLLFSSLTFGQSVPTPAPLPSSAGAVYLIKAGLLIDPETGTATPNQMIAVNGGRIVAIGANIATPAGAEVIDLSGYSVLPGLVDAHTHLATTTVPEDNHNLYFTYIHDSTPLRAIQAASNGMQMLDAGFTVVRDMGNNGNYADTALRVAIEQGWIPGPTVVNAGLLIAPMGGQFNPTPEMAMQHTIVYPEYLEADTPDEIIKAVHQNILFGAKLIKVCVDCKPYGYSVQDLKLFVSEAARAGLKVAGHVQTHAGALRAIEAGLWSIEHDYALTDDVQKLMAQKGIWRVGTEEPVSSYSGSQAALDKTIAGIKQAYADGVKMAFSTDIASYIPGLTRGQRAIGYISTWEKSGLLSNEILKIMTVNGYKVCDIYDKRGPIRVGFPADMIAVKGDPLENIDVLRNVSFVMKDGLVFKRAGIMMPAKFFHGGPVNGWNIH, from the coding sequence GTGCGCAAGCTGCGTGTGTTCGGTTTTCTGCTGTTATTTTCCTCGTTGACATTTGGTCAGAGCGTGCCGACGCCTGCGCCCCTGCCTTCGAGCGCCGGCGCTGTGTATCTCATTAAGGCCGGTCTGCTGATCGACCCTGAAACCGGCACCGCCACGCCCAACCAGATGATCGCGGTGAACGGCGGTCGCATTGTTGCCATAGGCGCAAACATCGCCACACCCGCCGGAGCGGAGGTCATCGATCTCTCTGGTTACTCGGTACTGCCGGGCTTGGTGGATGCTCACACGCATCTCGCGACGACTACAGTTCCCGAAGACAACCACAATCTCTATTTCACCTATATTCACGACTCCACACCGTTACGTGCCATCCAGGCGGCTTCGAACGGCATGCAGATGCTCGATGCAGGTTTCACCGTGGTGCGCGACATGGGAAACAACGGCAATTACGCCGATACAGCATTACGCGTTGCGATCGAGCAGGGGTGGATTCCTGGTCCAACCGTCGTCAACGCCGGACTCTTGATAGCCCCGATGGGCGGTCAATTCAATCCGACACCGGAGATGGCGATGCAGCACACAATCGTCTATCCCGAGTACCTCGAGGCCGACACTCCCGACGAGATCATCAAGGCGGTGCACCAGAACATCCTTTTCGGCGCGAAGCTGATCAAGGTGTGTGTCGATTGTAAGCCTTATGGCTATAGCGTTCAGGACCTGAAGCTATTCGTAAGCGAGGCAGCGCGTGCCGGATTGAAGGTTGCCGGTCACGTGCAGACGCATGCGGGCGCCTTGCGCGCCATTGAAGCCGGTCTCTGGTCGATCGAGCATGATTACGCGTTGACCGACGATGTGCAGAAACTGATGGCGCAGAAAGGGATCTGGCGTGTCGGCACCGAGGAGCCTGTCAGTTCCTACAGCGGCTCGCAGGCCGCGCTCGACAAGACAATTGCCGGGATCAAACAGGCGTACGCGGACGGCGTGAAGATGGCATTCAGCACCGATATTGCCTCGTATATTCCCGGCTTAACTCGGGGCCAGCGCGCCATCGGCTACATCAGTACGTGGGAGAAGAGTGGGCTTCTCAGCAATGAAATTCTGAAGATCATGACCGTGAATGGATACAAGGTCTGTGACATTTACGACAAACGTGGACCGATTCGCGTCGGCTTTCCGGCGGATATGATCGCCGTAAAGGGGGATCCGCTGGAGAACATCGACGTCCTGCGGAACGTGAGCTTCGTAATGAAGGACGGTCTGGTATTCAAGCGTGCCGGCATCATGATGCCGGCAAAATTCTTTCATGGTGGCCCGGTGAACGGGTGGAACATTCACTGA
- a CDS encoding S41 family peptidase, producing the protein MIPSSRALLLQVVIALFVCPLFAQAPEHLTHDQAFQDAREFVHLLETAHPDPYSNLGGKVAFERKAEDLYKAIPAEGLDVPGLRDRLAAFIAPLHDGHTRVGGRSDKWSDDSPKLTVEFQIASDGLLISASDLPELKGLRGSRLLAVNGITVDQLLERMSQQVATENQYGTYVGLTIVLRSSKLLSNLIPGLDRASGVTYTLQTPAGQRIERKISWGGTHPEDSQKWVDQSLYWPGLKRSEDPFYYRFLPDGKTAYFRVANMMPREGYEIVEKYHVGNLKEFLAEYYKRHNRPMPADTAAALAGIPSLFEQGTNLLNEMKRRNTPNLIVDLRGNGGGSTPTFIPFIYQLFGDTYFARATGAQFVQVKSELYLQKYNSTVAEERKKDPNFEVGEYEFTSSYEGKTTEEKRIKRISDFSEHHMSFAPALEAMNGKPLYTPKRLVVLCDPGVFSAAFQAMFYLHDVGAVVVGVPSAQSPNAFMEATPFTLTISKIPGSISNGMQMFMPDNPRANIFHPDFEVTYSTYKKYGFDDETALRYAVDLLAAGKIATPAKTE; encoded by the coding sequence GTGATCCCGAGTTCTCGTGCTTTGCTTCTGCAGGTAGTCATCGCTCTTTTTGTATGTCCTTTGTTTGCCCAAGCTCCTGAACATCTCACCCATGATCAAGCCTTTCAGGATGCTCGCGAATTCGTTCATCTGCTTGAGACGGCGCATCCGGATCCGTATTCAAACCTCGGCGGCAAGGTTGCGTTCGAACGCAAGGCCGAAGACCTTTACAAGGCAATTCCCGCGGAGGGGCTGGATGTTCCCGGTCTCCGCGATCGACTGGCGGCTTTCATCGCGCCCCTGCATGATGGGCATACGCGAGTCGGCGGGCGAAGCGACAAGTGGAGCGATGATTCTCCCAAACTCACAGTTGAGTTTCAGATCGCGTCCGATGGGCTACTGATTTCGGCATCCGATCTGCCGGAGTTGAAAGGTCTGCGCGGTTCCCGGTTACTTGCCGTGAATGGCATCACCGTTGACCAATTGCTCGAGCGGATGTCGCAGCAGGTGGCGACGGAAAACCAGTATGGGACGTACGTCGGACTCACGATCGTTTTGCGAAGTTCCAAGCTGCTGAGCAATCTGATTCCCGGCCTCGACCGTGCGTCGGGTGTCACCTATACCCTGCAAACGCCGGCTGGGCAGCGGATCGAGCGCAAGATCAGTTGGGGTGGAACGCATCCAGAGGACTCTCAGAAGTGGGTCGACCAGTCCTTGTACTGGCCGGGTCTAAAGCGATCCGAAGATCCTTTTTATTACCGCTTCCTTCCAGATGGCAAAACGGCTTATTTCCGCGTCGCCAACATGATGCCGCGCGAGGGTTATGAGATTGTCGAGAAATACCATGTCGGCAATCTCAAGGAGTTTCTCGCGGAGTACTACAAGCGACATAACCGGCCGATGCCCGCGGACACGGCCGCGGCACTGGCCGGGATTCCTTCACTTTTTGAGCAGGGAACGAACCTGCTGAACGAAATGAAGCGCAGGAACACGCCTAACCTGATCGTGGATTTGCGAGGAAATGGCGGCGGTTCGACGCCAACGTTTATTCCATTTATCTACCAGCTGTTCGGTGATACCTACTTCGCTCGCGCTACCGGTGCGCAGTTCGTGCAGGTCAAGTCTGAACTCTATCTCCAGAAGTACAACTCCACCGTGGCCGAAGAACGTAAGAAGGATCCAAATTTTGAAGTGGGCGAGTACGAGTTCACCTCGAGCTACGAGGGCAAGACAACCGAGGAGAAGAGGATCAAGCGGATCTCAGATTTCAGCGAACATCACATGTCGTTTGCCCCGGCGCTGGAAGCGATGAACGGCAAGCCGCTCTATACGCCGAAAAGACTGGTGGTTCTCTGCGATCCGGGCGTGTTCAGCGCGGCGTTCCAGGCGATGTTCTATCTGCACGATGTCGGGGCGGTGGTTGTAGGGGTGCCGTCAGCGCAATCGCCCAACGCGTTTATGGAAGCGACACCCTTCACGCTCACGATTTCGAAGATACCCGGTTCAATTTCGAATGGCATGCAGATGTTCATGCCTGACAATCCGAGGGCGAACATCTTTCACCCGGACTTTGAAGTCACGTATTCCACTTATAAAAAGTATGGTTTCGACGATGAGACTGCGTTGCGTTATGCGGTGGATTTGCTAGCGGCGGGAAAGATCGCGACGCCGGCAAAGACTGAATGA